The following proteins come from a genomic window of Populus nigra chromosome 6, ddPopNigr1.1, whole genome shotgun sequence:
- the LOC133696950 gene encoding uncharacterized protein LOC133696950 isoform X1, producing MSNILQNPPSLRLLSSNSIPRDLSILSIPCQNPSILISKKLSRGKFILPGKIHGFEGGNGIFHAWSQEGSLQEVDDSPVSFELEPIYSESQFDRVIAEAQQLVEFVIIVWMASWCRKCIYLKPKLEKLAADYNRSLMGSGRDNQSHLNNIQGLQLLLENLQQNIIIIFFMFIYVLIC from the exons ATGTCTAACATCTTACAGAACCCACCATCTCTCAGACTGTTGTCCTCAAATTCGATCCCACGTGACTTGTCAATATTAAGCATTCCTTGTCAAAACCCCTCAATTTTGATCTCTAAGAAACTTTCTCGTGGAAAATTCATTCTTCCCGGGAAAATTCATGGGTTTGAAGGGGGAAATGGAATCTTTCATGCTTGGAGCCAAGAGGGGTCTCTGCAAGAGGTGGATGATTCTCCTGTATCGTTTGAGTTGGAGCCCATTTACAGTGAGAGCCAGTTTGATCGTGTGATAGCAGAGGCACAGCAGCTTGTGGaatttgttatcattgtttg GATGGCAAGCTGGTGCAGAAAATGTATATATTTGAAACCAAAATTGGAAAAGTTGGCAGCTGATTACAATAGAAG CCTGATGGGCAGCGGGAGGGACAATCAGAGTCACTTGAACAATATCCAAGGGCTTCAGCTCCTTCTGGAAAACCTGcagcaaaatattattattatttttttcatgtttatatatgtgttgatttgttaa
- the LOC133696917 gene encoding thioredoxin-like 3-2, chloroplastic, giving the protein MSNILQNPPSLRLLSSNSIPRDLSILSIPCQNPSILISKKLSRGKFILPGKIHGFEGGNGIFHAWSQEGSLQEVDDSPVSFELEPIYSESQFDRVIAEAQQLVESFIIVWMASWCRKCIYLKPKLEKLAADYNRRVRFYCVNVNNIPRKLVARAGVTKMPTIQLWKDSKKQAEVIGGHKAYLVINEVREMIENEGTL; this is encoded by the exons ATGTCTAACATCTTACAGAACCCACCATCTCTCAGACTGTTGTCCTCAAATTCGATCCCACGTGACTTGTCAATATTAAGCATTCCTTGTCAAAACCCCTCAATTTTGATCTCTAAGAAACTTTCTCGTGGAAAATTCATTCTTCCCGGGAAAATTCATGGGTTTGAAGGGGGAAATGGAATCTTTCATGCTTGGAGCCAAGAGGGGTCTCTGCAAGAGGTGGATGATTCTCCTGTATCATTTGAGTTGGAGCCCATTTACAGTGAGAGCCAGTTTGATCGTGTGATAGCAGAGGCACAGCAGCTTGTGGAATCTTTTATCATTGTTTG GATGGCAAGCTGGTGCAGAAAATGTATATATTTGAAACCAAAATTGGAAAAGTTGGCAGCTGATTACAATAGAAG AGTGCGGTTTTACTGTGTCAATGTTAATAATATCCCACGCAAACTTGTTGCTCGTGCAGGAGTTACT AAAATGCCAACTATTCag TTATGGAAGGATAGCAAGAAACAGGCAGAAGTGATTGGTGGTCACAAAGCATATTTGGTCATAAATGAAGTTCGTGAAATGATTGAAAATGAGGGTACCTTGTGA
- the LOC133696684 gene encoding pumilio homolog 4-like isoform X2: MVTGGGNINKPHTVDDYPQGGLASNSEGNFQSELGLILQSKRCNQRIERDLDIYRSGSAPPTVEGSLSAVGSLFRNSNLSDVNSVSNNVVLAEDEIRSHPSYLLYYNSHDNINPKLPPPLLSKEDWRVAQRFQSSGSSFGGIGDLRNNKVVDDSDRSSLFSMQPGLSVHKVDNDLTELRNSNRTCLTRNASAEWLDRISDSHKLQGSRLGPRRKSFADILQEGLDQSTSIPGHLPSPASHNAFGDLLDATGVCDPHQAGLLYGMESLEGLHSGAATTSFTGNQSRIDTLSHSLVSAVGSSLSRSTTPEQQLGGMSAISNLRHVGSRVGPIEKKNVVGMSFQNDHSSGVTELGEIANSLSGLSLLHTRLTDQESHVRHQVQMDLENEPDFPFNVPSSGDQTLQQQVREKSNVVNLSFSTSYTDMPTNNGIIPNRNTSKITSNGEVSISRRNSSTNLHSKMNSSGLGCLERSHVHIQNANVPIVDFTGRVPDDYSTQKLNSVIKNHLDTGGHGIGHGFNRLGNQAGSLDPCYPQYLQRISDYATCPVATSSDLSVRNYFGASDGDLDRIQKAYLETLLVQQKQQYELPLLTESGGLNQGYHRNSSYGLNMPYPENSVAKSTLPSVGSGSFQSERAAHLASMMRNSIGGSIGSWQSDIGCIAERRPSSSSIEGFKNNKTGSFELSDIAGQVVEFSTDQYGSRFIQQKLETASVEEKNKIFPEIIPHARTLMTDVFGNYVIQKFLDHGTESQRLELVSRLTGHVLPLSLQMYGCRVIQKALEMIDVDRQTQMVVELDGSVIKCIRDQNGNHVIQKCIECVPEDRIQFIISAFYGQVLALSTHPYGCRVIQHVLEHGKPQERSAIISKLAGHIVLMSQQKFASNVVEKCLTFGGPEERQLLVNEILGSTVENEPLQAMMKDPFGNYVVQKVLETCNDRSLELILSRIRVHLSALKRYTYGKHIVSRVEKLITTGERRLGLSSSVFS, translated from the exons ATGGTCACTGGGGGCGGCAATATAAACAAGCCACATACAGTAGATGATTATCCACAAGGGGGGCTCGCTTCTAACTCAGAGGGTAATTTTCAAAGCGAACTGGGATTGATTCTACAATCAAAGCGATGTAATCAACGCATAGAAAGGGATCTTGATATATATAGGAGTGGTAGTGCTCCACCCACTGTTGAAGGATCATTAAGTGCCGTGGGAAGCCTTTTTAGGAACTCTAACTTGAGTGACGTCAACAGTGTTAGTAACAATGTGGTTTTGGCTGAAGATGAGATTCGCTCGCACCCATCTTATCTTTTGTATTACAATTCTCATGACAACATTAATCCAAAATTGCCCCCACCCTTGTTGTCAAAGGAGGATTGGCGTGTTGCACAAAGGTTTCAGTCTTCTGGATCTTCATTTGGAGGTATTGGGGACTTGAGGAATAACAAGGTGGTTGATGATAGTGATCGTTCTTCGCTGTTTTCAATGCAGCCGGGACTTTCAGTGCATAAGGTTGACAATGATTTGACAGAATTGAGGAATTCAAATAGAACTTGTCTCACTAGGAATGCTTCGGCCGAGTGGCTTGATAGAATTTCAGATAGTCATAAATTGCAGGGCTCCAGGCTTGGTCCGAGGAGGAAAAGTTTTGCTGACATTCTTCAG GAAGGACTTGATCAGTCCACTTCCATACCAGGTCACCTACCATCCCCAGCAAGTCATAATGCTTTTGGTGATCTTCTGGATGCAACTGGTGTGTGTGATCCTCATCAAGCTGGGTTACTCTATGGAATGGAATCCCTTGAAGGCCTGCATTCAGGAGCAGCTACCACTAGCTTTACAGGAAATCAAAGCCGCATTGATACCTTGTCTCACTCTTTGGTATCTGCTGTGGGTTCATCATTGTCTAGGAGTACAACACCTGAACAGCAGCTGGGTGGGATGTCTGCTATTTCAAATCTACGTCATGTTGGCAGCAGAGTTGGTCCTATTGAGAAGAAGAATGTTGTTGGCATGAGTTTCCAAAATGATCATTCCTCTGGCGTTACTGAGCTTGGTGAAATTGCCAACTCGTTGTCTGGGTTAAGCCTTTTGCACACTAGACTCACAGATCAAGAGAGTCATGTACGACATCAAGTGCAAATGGATCTGGAAAATGAGCCAGATTTTCCTTTTAATGTGCCCAGTAGTGGTGACCAGACTCTGCAGCAGCAAGTCAGAGAAAAATCCAATGTAGTAAATCTCTCATTTTCGACCAGCTATACCGATATGCCAACAAACAATGGGATCATACCAAACCGTAATACTTCTAAGATAACTTCTAATGGGGAAGTTAGTATTTCCAGAAGAAATTCTTCTACCAATCTTCACTCAAAAATGAATTCCTCGGGCCTTGGATGTTTGGAAAGATCACATGTTCATATTCAAAATGCAAATGTTCCAATTGTGGATTTCACTGGCCGTGTACCTGATGATTATTCAACTCAAAAATTGAATTCGGTGATCAAGAATCATCTCGATACAG gTGGTCATGGAATTGGGCATGGTTTTAATAGACTGGGAAATCAAGCGGGGTCTCTGGACCCATGCTATCCTCAGTACTTGCAAAGAATTTCTGATTATGCAACGTGTCCTGTAGCTACTTCTAGTGATCTTTCAGTTAGAAACTATTTTGGCGCTTCAGATGGAGACTTGGACAGGATTCAGAAAGCTTACCTTGAGACATTGCTTGTTCAACAGAAGCAACAATATGAGTTGCCACTTCTAACCGAATCTGGTGGTTTGAATCAGGGATACCATAGGAATTCATCATATGGTCTTAACATGCCATATCCAGAGAACTCAGTGGCGAAATCTACGCTTCCTTCTGTTGGATCTGGAAGTTTTCAGAGCGAGCGAGCTGCACACTTAGCTTCTATGATGAGGAATTCGATAGGAGGATCCATTGGGTCATGGCAGTCTGATATTGGCTGCATTGCGGAAAGAAGACCCTCATCATCCTCAATAGAAGGATTTAAGAACAACAAGACTGGTTCTTTTGAACTTTCAGACATTGCTGGTCAGGTTGTTGAATTCAG CACGGATCAATATGGAAGTCGGTTTATTCAGCAGAAACTAGAAACTGCTTCAGTTGAAGAGAAGAACAAGATATTCCCTGAGATTATTCCTCATGCTCGTACCTTGATGACTGATGTGTTTGGAAATTATGTCATACAAAAG TTTCTTGATCATGGTACAGAAAGTCAAAGATTGGAGTTAGTCAGTCGACTTACTGGTCATGTTTTACCTCTCAGTCTTCAAATGTATGGATGCAGAGTAATCCAGAAG GCTTTGGAGATGATTGATGTGGATCGACAGACTCAAATGGTGGTAGAGCTTGATGGCTCTGTCATTAAATGCATTCGTGATCAGAATGGCAATCATGTTATTCAGAAGTGTATAGAGTGTGTCCCGGAAGATCGAATTCAATTCATCATCTCAGCTTTCTATGGGCAAGTTTTGGCCCTATCCACCCATCCTTATGGTTGCCGTGTCATTCAG CATGTTCTTGAGCATGGTAAGCCACAAGAACGATCTGCTATTATTAGCAAGCTTGCAGGACATATTGTTTTGATGAGTCAGCAGAAATTTGCTTCAAATGTTGTGGAGAAGTGCTTGACATTTGGTGGCCCTGAGGAGCGCCAACTTTTGGTGAATGAGATACTTGGTTCCACTGTTGAAAATGAGCCCTTGCAG GCTATGATGAAAGATCCATTTGGAAATTACGTTGTACAGAAGGTTCTTGAGACCTGCAATGATCGAAGTTTGGAGTTAATTCTTTCTCGTATTAGGGTTCATTTGAGTGCCCTGAAGAGGTACACTTACGGTAAACATATTGTTTCGCGTGTTGAGAAGCTCATCACAACTGGAG AAAGGCGCTTAGGATTGTCATCCTCAGTCTTCTCCTAA
- the LOC133696684 gene encoding pumilio homolog 4-like isoform X1 produces MVTGGGNINKPHTVDDYPQGGLASNSEGNFQSELGLILQSKRCNQRIERDLDIYRSGSAPPTVEGSLSAVGSLFRNSNLSDVNSVSNNVVLAEDEIRSHPSYLLYYNSHDNINPKLPPPLLSKEDWRVAQRFQSSGSSFGGIGDLRNNKVVDDSDRSSLFSMQPGLSVHKVDNDLTELRNSNRTCLTRNASAEWLDRISDSHKLQGSRLGPRRKSFADILQEGLDQSTSIPGHLPSPASHNAFGDLLDATGVCDPHQAGLLYGMESLEGLHSGAATTSFTGNQSRIDTLSHSLVSAVGSSLSRSTTPEQQLGGMSAISNLRHVGSRVGPIEKKNVVGMSFQNDHSSGVTELGEIANSLSGLSLLHTRLTDQESHVRHQVQMDLENEPDFPFNVPSSGDQTLQQQVREKSNVVNLSFSTSYTDMPTNNGIIPNRNTSKITSNGEVSISRRNSSTNLHSKMNSSGLGCLERSHVHIQNANVPIVDFTGRVPDDYSTQKLNSVIKNHLDTGGHGIGHGFNRLGNQAGSLDPCYPQYLQRISDYATCPVATSSDLSVRNYFGASDGDLDRIQKAYLETLLVQQKQQYELPLLTESGGLNQGYHRNSSYGLNMPYPENSVAKSTLPSVGSGSFQSERAAHLASMMRNSIGGSIGSWQSDIGCIAERRPSSSSIEGFKNNKTGSFELSDIAGQVVEFSTDQYGSRFIQQKLETASVEEKNKIFPEIIPHARTLMTDVFGNYVIQKFLDHGTESQRLELVSRLTGHVLPLSLQMYGCRVIQKALEMIDVDRQTQMVVELDGSVIKCIRDQNGNHVIQKCIECVPEDRIQFIISAFYGQVLALSTHPYGCRVIQRVLEHCKDMNTQQIIMDEIMQSVYTLAQDQYGNYVIQHVLEHGKPQERSAIISKLAGHIVLMSQQKFASNVVEKCLTFGGPEERQLLVNEILGSTVENEPLQAMMKDPFGNYVVQKVLETCNDRSLELILSRIRVHLSALKRYTYGKHIVSRVEKLITTGERRLGLSSSVFS; encoded by the exons ATGGTCACTGGGGGCGGCAATATAAACAAGCCACATACAGTAGATGATTATCCACAAGGGGGGCTCGCTTCTAACTCAGAGGGTAATTTTCAAAGCGAACTGGGATTGATTCTACAATCAAAGCGATGTAATCAACGCATAGAAAGGGATCTTGATATATATAGGAGTGGTAGTGCTCCACCCACTGTTGAAGGATCATTAAGTGCCGTGGGAAGCCTTTTTAGGAACTCTAACTTGAGTGACGTCAACAGTGTTAGTAACAATGTGGTTTTGGCTGAAGATGAGATTCGCTCGCACCCATCTTATCTTTTGTATTACAATTCTCATGACAACATTAATCCAAAATTGCCCCCACCCTTGTTGTCAAAGGAGGATTGGCGTGTTGCACAAAGGTTTCAGTCTTCTGGATCTTCATTTGGAGGTATTGGGGACTTGAGGAATAACAAGGTGGTTGATGATAGTGATCGTTCTTCGCTGTTTTCAATGCAGCCGGGACTTTCAGTGCATAAGGTTGACAATGATTTGACAGAATTGAGGAATTCAAATAGAACTTGTCTCACTAGGAATGCTTCGGCCGAGTGGCTTGATAGAATTTCAGATAGTCATAAATTGCAGGGCTCCAGGCTTGGTCCGAGGAGGAAAAGTTTTGCTGACATTCTTCAG GAAGGACTTGATCAGTCCACTTCCATACCAGGTCACCTACCATCCCCAGCAAGTCATAATGCTTTTGGTGATCTTCTGGATGCAACTGGTGTGTGTGATCCTCATCAAGCTGGGTTACTCTATGGAATGGAATCCCTTGAAGGCCTGCATTCAGGAGCAGCTACCACTAGCTTTACAGGAAATCAAAGCCGCATTGATACCTTGTCTCACTCTTTGGTATCTGCTGTGGGTTCATCATTGTCTAGGAGTACAACACCTGAACAGCAGCTGGGTGGGATGTCTGCTATTTCAAATCTACGTCATGTTGGCAGCAGAGTTGGTCCTATTGAGAAGAAGAATGTTGTTGGCATGAGTTTCCAAAATGATCATTCCTCTGGCGTTACTGAGCTTGGTGAAATTGCCAACTCGTTGTCTGGGTTAAGCCTTTTGCACACTAGACTCACAGATCAAGAGAGTCATGTACGACATCAAGTGCAAATGGATCTGGAAAATGAGCCAGATTTTCCTTTTAATGTGCCCAGTAGTGGTGACCAGACTCTGCAGCAGCAAGTCAGAGAAAAATCCAATGTAGTAAATCTCTCATTTTCGACCAGCTATACCGATATGCCAACAAACAATGGGATCATACCAAACCGTAATACTTCTAAGATAACTTCTAATGGGGAAGTTAGTATTTCCAGAAGAAATTCTTCTACCAATCTTCACTCAAAAATGAATTCCTCGGGCCTTGGATGTTTGGAAAGATCACATGTTCATATTCAAAATGCAAATGTTCCAATTGTGGATTTCACTGGCCGTGTACCTGATGATTATTCAACTCAAAAATTGAATTCGGTGATCAAGAATCATCTCGATACAG gTGGTCATGGAATTGGGCATGGTTTTAATAGACTGGGAAATCAAGCGGGGTCTCTGGACCCATGCTATCCTCAGTACTTGCAAAGAATTTCTGATTATGCAACGTGTCCTGTAGCTACTTCTAGTGATCTTTCAGTTAGAAACTATTTTGGCGCTTCAGATGGAGACTTGGACAGGATTCAGAAAGCTTACCTTGAGACATTGCTTGTTCAACAGAAGCAACAATATGAGTTGCCACTTCTAACCGAATCTGGTGGTTTGAATCAGGGATACCATAGGAATTCATCATATGGTCTTAACATGCCATATCCAGAGAACTCAGTGGCGAAATCTACGCTTCCTTCTGTTGGATCTGGAAGTTTTCAGAGCGAGCGAGCTGCACACTTAGCTTCTATGATGAGGAATTCGATAGGAGGATCCATTGGGTCATGGCAGTCTGATATTGGCTGCATTGCGGAAAGAAGACCCTCATCATCCTCAATAGAAGGATTTAAGAACAACAAGACTGGTTCTTTTGAACTTTCAGACATTGCTGGTCAGGTTGTTGAATTCAG CACGGATCAATATGGAAGTCGGTTTATTCAGCAGAAACTAGAAACTGCTTCAGTTGAAGAGAAGAACAAGATATTCCCTGAGATTATTCCTCATGCTCGTACCTTGATGACTGATGTGTTTGGAAATTATGTCATACAAAAG TTTCTTGATCATGGTACAGAAAGTCAAAGATTGGAGTTAGTCAGTCGACTTACTGGTCATGTTTTACCTCTCAGTCTTCAAATGTATGGATGCAGAGTAATCCAGAAG GCTTTGGAGATGATTGATGTGGATCGACAGACTCAAATGGTGGTAGAGCTTGATGGCTCTGTCATTAAATGCATTCGTGATCAGAATGGCAATCATGTTATTCAGAAGTGTATAGAGTGTGTCCCGGAAGATCGAATTCAATTCATCATCTCAGCTTTCTATGGGCAAGTTTTGGCCCTATCCACCCATCCTTATGGTTGCCGTGTCATTCAG AGGGTCCTGGAGCATTGTAAGGACATGAATACACAACAAATTATTATGGATGAAATTATGCAGTCTGTGTACACTTTGGCACAAGATCAATATGGAAATTATGTCATTCAG CATGTTCTTGAGCATGGTAAGCCACAAGAACGATCTGCTATTATTAGCAAGCTTGCAGGACATATTGTTTTGATGAGTCAGCAGAAATTTGCTTCAAATGTTGTGGAGAAGTGCTTGACATTTGGTGGCCCTGAGGAGCGCCAACTTTTGGTGAATGAGATACTTGGTTCCACTGTTGAAAATGAGCCCTTGCAG GCTATGATGAAAGATCCATTTGGAAATTACGTTGTACAGAAGGTTCTTGAGACCTGCAATGATCGAAGTTTGGAGTTAATTCTTTCTCGTATTAGGGTTCATTTGAGTGCCCTGAAGAGGTACACTTACGGTAAACATATTGTTTCGCGTGTTGAGAAGCTCATCACAACTGGAG AAAGGCGCTTAGGATTGTCATCCTCAGTCTTCTCCTAA
- the LOC133696950 gene encoding thioredoxin-like 3-2, chloroplastic isoform X3: MSNILQNPPSLRLLSSNSIPRDLSILSIPCQNPSILISKKLSRGKFILPGKIHGFEGGNGIFHAWSQEGSLQEVDDSPVSFELEPIYSESQFDRVIAEAQQLVEFVIIVWMASWCRKCIYLKPKLEKLAADYNRRAFFEAELGGEKSI; the protein is encoded by the exons ATGTCTAACATCTTACAGAACCCACCATCTCTCAGACTGTTGTCCTCAAATTCGATCCCACGTGACTTGTCAATATTAAGCATTCCTTGTCAAAACCCCTCAATTTTGATCTCTAAGAAACTTTCTCGTGGAAAATTCATTCTTCCCGGGAAAATTCATGGGTTTGAAGGGGGAAATGGAATCTTTCATGCTTGGAGCCAAGAGGGGTCTCTGCAAGAGGTGGATGATTCTCCTGTATCGTTTGAGTTGGAGCCCATTTACAGTGAGAGCCAGTTTGATCGTGTGATAGCAGAGGCACAGCAGCTTGTGGaatttgttatcattgtttg GATGGCAAGCTGGTGCAGAAAATGTATATATTTGAAACCAAAATTGGAAAAGTTGGCAGCTGATTACAATAGAAG GGCATTTTTTGAAGCGGAATTGGGGGGTGAGAAAAGCATTTAG
- the LOC133696685 gene encoding OVARIAN TUMOR DOMAIN-containing deubiquitinating enzyme 9-like — MIVFEQDPDVVRWGLHNLIHDFTLPNSGSCYAVTRHDRDTFNAGYIREYYNDPEYANNVENDAVIACALQEELSRIADAESSGLNNAEQESIIMQQWPCSHERYHGSEHKNSQEVTNDHCENNTGADNHSKNVADDSSKKDETAIPTSSSKSEEDSLNMEELAINSNLANEYALDGEVGKRISDMVPIPLVPKTNGEIPSEDAETSDHQRLLDRLKVYDLVENKVLGDGNCQFRSLSDQLYRSPEHHKLVREQVIDQLKSQPQMYEGYVPMAYDDYLKKMSKGGEWGDHITLQAAADSYGVKIFVITSFKDTCYLEILPQAQKSDRVIFLSFWAEVHYNSIYSEGELPQLESKKKDWWKI; from the exons ATGATTGTATTTGAGCAGGATCCTGATGTTGTTCGATGGGGTCTCCATAATCTAATACATGATTTTACACTTCCGAATTCTGGTTCGTGTTATGCTGTTACTCGTCATGACAGGGATACATTTAATGCTGGGTATATTAGAGAATATTATAATGATCCAGAATATGCAAATAATGTGGAGAACGATGCTGTTATTGCATGTGCTCTTCAAGAAGAACTTTCACGGATTGCTGATGCGGAATCATCTGGGTTAAATAACGCTGAACAAGAATCAATTATTATGCAGCAATGGCCTTGTTCTCATGAAAGATACCATGGTTCTG AGCACAAGAACAGTCAGGAAGTCACAAATGATCACTGTGAAAACAATACGGGTGCTGACAATCACAGCAAAAATGTAGCAGATGACTCTAGCAAGAAGGATGAAACAGCGATCCCTACTTCATCTTCTAAAAGTGAAGAAGATTCCCTTAATATGGAAGAGTTGGCAATTAATTCAAACTTAGCAAATGAATACGCTCTTGATGGTGAAGTGGGCAAGAGGATAAGCGATATGGTTCCTATTCCA CTTGTTCCTAAAACTAATGGAGAAATACCATCAGAAGATGCAGAGACATCAGATCATCAAAGGCTGCTAGACAG GTTAAAGGTATATGATCTTGTTGAGAATAAGGTTCTAGGAGATGGTAACTGTCAG TTTCGTTCTCTGTCAGATCAACTCTACCGTTCTCCTGAGCACCACAAATTGGTGAGAGAACAAGTTATTGATCAG CTCAAGTCTCAGCCGCAAATGTACGAGGGCTATGTTCCTATGGCTTATGATGACTATCTGAAGAAAATGAGCAA GGGTGGTGAATGGGGTGATCACATCACATTGCAGGCTGCTGCAGATTCG TATGGTGTCAAGATATTTGTGATTACTTCATTCAAGGATACATGTTACCTCGAGATCCTTCCACAGGCTCAAAAGTCCGATCGGG TTATTTTCTTGAGCTTTTGGGCGGAGGTGCACTACAATTCAATATACTCAGAAGGAG AGCTACCGCAGTTGGAATCGAAGAAAAAGGACTGGTGGAAGATTTGA
- the LOC133696950 gene encoding thioredoxin-like 3-2, chloroplastic isoform X2: MSNILQNPPSLRLLSSNSIPRDLSILSIPCQNPSILISKKLSRGKFILPGKIHGFEGGNGIFHAWSQEGSLQEVDDSPVSFELEPIYSESQFDRVIAEAQQLVEFVIIVWMASWCRKCIYLKPKLEKLAADYNRRLRFYCVNVNNIPRKLVARSGVTESLIVTYGLYFL; the protein is encoded by the exons ATGTCTAACATCTTACAGAACCCACCATCTCTCAGACTGTTGTCCTCAAATTCGATCCCACGTGACTTGTCAATATTAAGCATTCCTTGTCAAAACCCCTCAATTTTGATCTCTAAGAAACTTTCTCGTGGAAAATTCATTCTTCCCGGGAAAATTCATGGGTTTGAAGGGGGAAATGGAATCTTTCATGCTTGGAGCCAAGAGGGGTCTCTGCAAGAGGTGGATGATTCTCCTGTATCGTTTGAGTTGGAGCCCATTTACAGTGAGAGCCAGTTTGATCGTGTGATAGCAGAGGCACAGCAGCTTGTGGaatttgttatcattgtttg GATGGCAAGCTGGTGCAGAAAATGTATATATTTGAAACCAAAATTGGAAAAGTTGGCAGCTGATTACAATAGAAG ATTGCGGTTTTACTGTGTCAATGTTAATAATATCCCACGCAAACTTGTTGCTCGTTCAGGAGTTACTGAAAGCCTCATAGTTACATATGGTCtatattttctgtaa